A segment of the Streptococcus dysgalactiae subsp. dysgalactiae genome:
CACGAACTGACATTTCCACAGGCGTATAGTTTCTTCCAAAATGAGTGATTTGTACTTTTTTACCTGGACGATTGCCACTCGTTGTGTCGAGATAATACCATGCCCCATCATAATGAACTCTGGTTACCTGGTGAGGAATGCCATTATAATTGACACCACCAACGACATAAGCTTTAATGCCCATTAGGTTAAGGGCTCTTGCTGTAATGGCGCTATAGCCGACACAAACAGCCTTTTGACGTTCTGTCACTGAAAAGATATCTGAGGCTCTATAATAAGCTTGTTTATTATCAATACTACTACCTTCTAAATCATAATCAAACGTATTTGTGACATACAGACACCATTTACGAAGTCTTTCTTTTTCAGTCGTTTCTTTCATCGCTCCCGATTCTTCAATCAAGGCTTTGATTTTCTCATCATTCGCAAGATAGCGTTCTAAACTAGCATTTGAATTTTCATAGCCTCCAATAGAACCACTACCAATCCCCTCAACATAATTCATCATGCGAATATTTCGTGAGTAAAACGTCTGAGAGCCAATAGTCATTGGTCGGGACTGTTGACCAATTGATAATCCTGCATTGGCTAATAATAATTTTAAAGGAACACTTTCAGTTAAATCAAAACTAGCAACCACTAACTTCTCTGTTAAATCAAAACCTTGAATTGTCTTGCGAACTAGCGCATTATATTCTTCTAAATTATTAAGAACATAACTTCCTTTTGGAATTAATAAAAGTATATTCCCCCCACTAGACCATCCATGATTTACTTTAACAAAGTCATATTTTGAAACATAATCTGAACCTAAGTGATCAGCTAAATTTCGTTCCATTTCAAACGGCCAAACTCGAAAATGCTTATCTGTTCCAAGTACATAAGCATTTAAACCTGTCAGTTTGTCGCCTCCTCTTTCTTGAATAACCCCTTCAATAATTTGGTCCGTGCTGATACTTACTTTTTCAAGATGGTCTGTTTGCGAAAGATGATCTTTCCGATCCAATTCGCGAGATACCATACTTGCTTGGTTAGTATCAGCTTTAACATATAGTGGTGCTACCAAAAAACAAGTTGATAGTGCCACTATTCCTAATTGACCTAGCATTTTTTTCATAGCTAGTCCTCCTTTTTATATCATCTATCCCCAATAGTATTATATTACTTTTTTTAGAAAATGTAAAATTTTTAATAAAAAATATTTAGTGTAAAAAAAATTAAAAATAGTTAAACTCTAAAGTGTAACAACGATGATAACAAAGAGTGAAGGGCTTATCTTTAGACATTAGTAATAAAGAGTGGACTGAGATGGTGACGAGAAAATTGTTATGACTTACAGAAACAGGTGTTATTTAACTCTGTTTTTTTTAGGCAGTTTGAATAAGTCTTTGAGAGCATAGTATCCCAATACTATCATCCCGAGTCCTACAAATATTTCAGGAGGTGTCTGCATGATTTTGATAAAACTCAGTCCAGCTAAAACAATGAGGAGGGCAACTAGACCCACAAGACCAATCATACCAATCGTATTACGCACACTTTTAGGTGCCATAAACAGATAGTAGGAAATAATTAAGGCCGCAATAATAAGATAGAACATCCTCATCTCCTTTGATTCTAATAAAGTAGGTAGCCCTTAGACGCAAAAAGACCTTTAGAAAAGTTTCTTTCCTAAATATCTTTTTGTTATTCATTTTTTATGGTTTATTCAGCTGATTTTTTCTTTTTATTGGCTTTATCACGCGCAGCTTTATTCAAGATTTGTTTACGCAAGCGGATAGATTCTGGCGTTACTTCCATGTATTCGTCGTCATTCAAGAACTCCAATGACTCTTCAAGCGTCAGAATACGAGGTGTTTTAATCACAGCTGTTTGGTCCTTAGTGGCTGAACGAACGTTTGTCATTTGTTTAGCCGTTGTGATGTTAACCCCAAGGTCATTGTCACGTGAGTTTTCACCGACAATCATTCCTTCGTAGACTTCTGTTCCCGGATTAACAAAGATAGTTCCACGTTCTTCAATACGCATGATTGAATAAGTGGTTGCCTTACCATTATCAATAGAAACAAGGGCTCCACGGTGACGGCCACCAATTTCACCTGCAACGACTGGCATGTATTGGTCAAAGGTATGGTTCATAATCCCATAACCACGTGTCATTGAAAGGAATTCTGTTGAGTAACCAATCAAACCACGAGCAGGAATCAAGAAAATCAAACGCGTTTGACCATTACCAACCATTTGCATATCAAGCATGTCCCCTTTACGTTCTGAAAGGGATTGAATAATAGCACCTTGGTATTCTTCTGGCGTGTCAATTTGCACACGTTCGAAGGGTTCACATTTGACACCATCAATTTCTTTGATAATAACTTCTGGACGCGATACTTGAAGTTCGTAGCCTTCACGGCGCATGGTTTCGATAAGAATTGACAAGTGCAATTCACCACGGCCTGAAACAGTCCATTTATCTGGAGAATCTGTTGGGTCAACACGAAGTGAAACGTCTGTTTGCAACTCTGCCAATAAGCGCTCTTCAACTTTACGAGACGTGATCCATTTACCTTCACGTCCTGCAAAAGGTGAATTATTGACCAAGAAAGTCATCTGAAGCGTTGGCTCATCAATCCGAAGAATTGGCAGAGCTTCCACAAAATCAGTCGGTGTAATGGTTTCTCCAACGAAGATATCTTCCATACCTGAAACAGCAATCAAGTCACCTGCTTTTGCTTCTTGAATTTCACGACGTTCCAATCCGAAGAAACCAAACAGTTTTGTGACACGGAAGTTTTTAGTTGTACCATCAAGTTTTGAAAGGGTTACTTGATCACCCACTTTAACAGTACCACGGAAGACACGACCGATACCGATACGACCTACGAAATCATTGTAGTCCAAAAGCGACACTTGGAATTGCAAAGGCTCATCTGAATTATCAACTGGCGCTGGAATATGATCAATGATCGTATCAAAGATAGGTGCCATGGTATGCTCTTGGTCAACAGGGTCATCTGATAATGATGATGTGCCATTAATAGCTGACGCGTAAACAACTGGGAATTCCAATTGCTCATCATCGGCACCAAGTTCGATGAATAATTCAAGCACTTCATCTACAACTTCTGCTGGACGAGCTGAAGGTTTGTCAATCTTGTTCACAACAACAATTGGGATAAGATTTTGTTCAAGTGCTTTTTTCAATACGAAACGAGTCTGAGGCATTGTTCCTTCGTAGGCATCCACAACAAGAACAACCCCGTCAACCATTTTCATGATACGTTCAACTTCACCACCGAAGTCCGCGTGTCCTGGGGTATCCATAATGTTAATACGAACATCGTTGTAGGCTACCGCCGTATTTTTCGCAAGGATTGTAATCCCGCGTTCTTTTTCAAGGTCATTGGAATCCATGGCGCGCTCTTGAAGCTCTTTACGCTCATCAAGAGTATGGGATTGTTTTAATAATTCATCTACAAGTGTTGTTTTTCCGTGGTCAACGTGGGCAATAATCGCTACGTTACGGATATCATTTCTTAAGTTAGTCATTTGTTCCTCTAAGTAAATATATTTTAACTAGATAAGTATAACACAAAATATTTTAAAAAACTGGTTTTAATCAATTGTAAATGTTTTCAGATTTTCAAAGCTCTTATATACCCAAAAAAGAGCTAAGGTTTCCTAGACAATGATTGCCTAAACTCCCTTAACTCCATGTTATGATTCCCTAAATTATTTATTTAACTTTGCCATCCCAGTAATCAATACCGTCTTTTAAAACATAGACATTCTCAAAACCAGCCTTTTTGAGTAATTTCACCGCACGCACACGGTACTGCGGCCGCATATTTTCGTAGATAAGAACGGGTTTGTCCTTGCGAAGACCTTTGATAGCTGCTTCAAATTGTTGCGCTGGAAAATTTCGAGCTCCTAGGATGTGTTTGTTTCTATAAGCCGCTGGCTCTCGTAAATCAATCAATTGACCTTGTCGCATCAAGTCCTTGAAGGTCTCATTATCAACTTGCTTCGCCATTCTCCGAAAAGAGAAATAGTTCCATGTGTAATAGCCAACAATTCCGACAAGAAGTAACCATCCGATAAGTGTGATTGGAGACATATCCCCCTCCTATTCTGAAACAAACTGTCTAGCAAGGCTAGCGGCACCGATAATACCAGCATCGTTACCAAGCTCTGCAATCTTAATTTTAGTTGAATACCTCACTTGTGGAAAGGTGAAGGTCACAAAATATTTTTCAATGCGTGAACGTAAGAATTCTCCTGCTGCCGACACGCCTCCACCAATAACCACTGAATCTGGATTCAAGATATTGGAAATATTTGCTGACGCAAGACCAAGGTAGTAACCAACCTTTTCCACAACAGAATCTGCAAAGGTATCCCCTGCTTCTGCTGCCATAAAAATATCTTTGCTGGTAACACCTTCGCCATTGTCAATAGCTGCTTTGATGGCAGAATCCCCTTCGTAGGCTTCTGCTAATAAGCGTGCCACCTTGACAACACCTGTTGCTGAGGCTACTGTTTCCAAACAGCCGTGTGAGCCACAAGTACAGGCAAAACCATTTTCCGGCTCAACAATCATGTGGCCGATTTCACCACCTGCTCCTGCAACACCATGAATCAAGTTACCATCGGCGATAATCCCCCACCGACACCAGTTCCTAGTGTCATGAAAACAACATCAGGATTATTTTCGCCAGCTCCAACCCAACGCTCACCAAGAGCAGCCACATTGGCATCATTATCAATGGCAAAAGGAATACCTAATTCTTTTTCAATAATGGAACCGACTTCCTGAGTTTCTTTCCAGTTAAGGTTGAATGCCCCAGTCACTGTATTAGCAGTACGGTCAACAGCCCCTGGTGACCCCATACCGATACCAATAAAATCTGCACTGCTTAGACCATATAATTCCAAGCGGTGTTTGATGGAAGCGATGATATCAGGGACAATGTGCTTGCCCCCTTCTAAAATATTAGTCTCAATCGCCCATTTTTCTTGGACTTCTCCTGCTGCTGTTAAAATACCAAATTTAACAGTGGTTCCACCTAAATCAATCCCCAGTAACTTTTGACTCATTTGCCTATCCTTCTTTTTCCATTTCTAATCTATGCTCACACCGTAAAATCAACTCGGCTTTTAAATAGTCATTCTTGTCTAACAGGCCGCTATCATAGAGGCGCTGCAATTCAATCTTCATCATTTCAATATCATAGAGACGTTTGCCAAGATAAACAAAAATGCCAAAGTTTTTTAACAGTTGTTGCACATCATATAGTGTTTTCATATAACTAGATTTTAGCAAATTCTAAGAGAGATTTCAAGACAAGTATGGAATCGCTTTCTATATTTCTGAAAATGAACCGATGATTCCATCAAAAAGAAGCCAATTTTATCATTGACTTCTTTCATCCTAAGGCATTGTTAATTAAAGTGCTGGACCTTGTCCACGCTCTGCTTGGAGCATCCAGATGGTTTTTTCAGCTTCTGTCTTAGCTGCTGTAAACAAATCATTTGTACCGGCATCCCCTTCTTCATCAGTAATGTCTAAACCAACTTGGTAAAGGCTGCTGAGGTAAAGGTAAACTTCGACCAATCTTGCTAAGTGTTGAGCTACTGTTTTATCGTAGCTGCCTTTTGTTTCGTCAAGTTTAGAGTGTTTTGAAAACTCAGCAAGAGTAGAATAAGGTGCTCCTCCAATAGTGATCAAACGTTCGCTCATTTCATCTAAGGTAGCGTTTAAGCTGTCCAGCAATTCATCCATTTTTGGGTGAAGGTACAAGAAACCTGGACCACGCATATACCAGTGTACTTGGTGCACAATAGATGCAGCCACAGATAAGTCAGCTACTGTTTGATTTAAAACAGCTTTTGTTTTTTCATTTTTAGAAGCTTCTTTTTTAGAAATATTGTGGGTTACTGAAGCATAAATATTGTCAACGAGTGTATTTGTCATAATAACGTCTCCTTACTTTTCGGCTTATAGGGCAAGAATGGAGGGTGAGCAACGATTACTATCAAGAAGAAATCATTGTCGCCTAATCCTATTCGACAATAACGGACTGAACTAATAGGCAAAGCACCTTATTTAGAATTATTCTCGTTTCATAGCTTTATTTTACAACGATTAGGAAAAGATTGCAAGTATTTGATTTATTTTCGAATAAGTAAGTATGAATATCTTTTTTAGTTTCTGTCTGGCTCTCTTTTTAAGCCTACTGTTTCGCTACCTGCTCCAATTTTTTACAGACACGAACCATAAAAAAATAGCTGAGATTGATAATGGTTCAATGACTCTCAAGGAAAGATTACAGCATTGTCAGTTATCATTGATGAAGTATGTCCTCGTCAGCTATCACACTTACTTTGCTTTAGAAATTAGTTTATTTACAATCTTTATGGCAACCTTGATAGGCTGGATGGGCGTGAAGCACTGCTATTTGCTGCTATTTTCTTTATTACTCAGTCTCTTTGATTGGCAGTCACAAGAATATCCTTTCCTTTTGTGGCTAGTGACTTTTGTTAGTTTGCTCCCTTTTTATTCCATTAACCACACCTCGCTTTTATTACTGTTGTTAGGACTGTTAGCCTATCTCCGACCTTTTTCAATTGGCGCAGGGGATTTCCTGTATCTCGCGAGTTTGGCGTTAGTGTTGGACTTAATGTCTCTTATCTGGTTAGTCCAACTGGCCTCTTTAGCAGGTATTGCTGCTTGCTTATTGCTACATACAAAACACATTCCCTTTATCCCTTACTTAACTTTTGGGTTACTTTGTATTATCTTTCTTGAAAAATACTTAATCTACTAAAAACCCTAGCCACTTTGGTGACTAGGGTTAAGGTTTTATAACATCCCTGCTTGTAATTGATACATTTTATAATACGTACCTTTTTGATTAAGCAATTCTTCGTGACGTCCATGTTCAATAATTTTTCCTTTATCAAGCACATAGATACAATTAGCATCTTGAATGGTTGATAAGCGATGAGCAATAGCAATGGTTGTACGGCCTTGTCGCATTTTAGCTAGAGAACGTTGTACAATAGCTTCTGTTTCAGAATCGATATTGGCAGTCGCTTCATCAAGAATTAGAATTTTAGGCTTGCTGGCTACTGTTCTTGCAAATGCTAATAACTGCCGCTGACCTGTCGAAAAGCTTGCCCCTCTTTCACTAACAGAAGATTGGTACTGGTCTGGTAATTTTTGAATAAATTGATTCGCATCGACAAAAGCAGCTGCAGCTTTGACTTCTTCATCACTTAGGCTTTGATACATCCGGATGTTAGAAGCGATAGTCCCATGATATAAAAATGGATCCTGCAAAACTAACCCAATAGACTGGCGCAATTCCTCTTGAGAATAATCACGAATATCATGCCCATCAAGTAAAATATGTCCCGATTGGAAGTCATAAAAGCGCATGAAAACGTTAATGATAGAAGACTTCCCAGAACCTGTCGCTCCTACAAAAGCAATGGTCTCTCCTTTCTTAACCTCAAAAGAAATATTATCCAAAACCTTTTGTTTACCATCATAAGAGAATGATACGTTTTTAAAGGCAATATTCCCTTCTGTGACTTTAATTGGTTGATTAGCTTGCTGTGGTTCAAAGGCTTCTTCGTCAATTAATTTGAAGACACGGCCTGCTGACACCATCGAGGTCTGCAAAGTTGAAAAGTTCTGAGTAACTTCAATTAAAGGATCAAATAAACGATTAATGTACTGGATAAAGGCGTACATCATCCCAGCCGTAATGGCACCACTAAGTCCTTTGAAACCAAAATAAGCCATTAATACCGCATACGCTAACAATTTCAAAAGGGACATGGCTGGACGTAAGAAAATACTATCTAAAGCTACCGATTTGTTGGCATAACGAACATGCTCTTGATTGATGACTTCAAACTCATCTTTCAATCGATCCTCTTGTCCAAATGCCTGAATAATACGAATCCCTTCGATACTTTCTGCCAGTTTGCTGTTGATATCGCTGAGTAAACTTCTTGTTTTATCAATCACTTGCACCGATTTTTTCCGATAAAGATTGACCAAAACCACAATAAAAGGAAGAAAAATCACGACTAGGCTTGTTAAGGTCACATCTAACAACAGCATGGTATAAAGGGTCACAGAAAAAATAAAAATAGCAGAAATAAAACTAGATAATATGCCCGAAAACATATCACTGATAGCTTCGGTGTCGTTGGTTATCCGAGAGACAATAGAACCTGCTGGCGTTTTATCAAAATAAGCCATACCTAACGCCTGCATTTTAGTAAAGGCATCCCGTCTGATATCTCTGACAATACTATATGATACACTCGCAAAAAAGAGATTCCCAAGGTATTGAACCACACTTTGAATGAGATACATGCCATAGTAACCCAATAAAAGTAGGAAAGCTGGCTGATTCAAAGCTGTCAAATAGTGATCAATGAAGCGTGACGCAATCAACGGTATGATACTTTTGATAACAGTGGTTAACAATAAGAGCGCTAAGGCAAATAGAGTGAGCCATTTATAAGGTTTCAAATAGGATAAGAGGCGTTTAAAAACTTGCCATTGATTATTTGTCCTCATGGTCTTCTACCTCCATTTCCAATTGTTGTGAGGCATAGGTTTTAGCGTACCATCCTCCCGCTGCTACTAAGTCCTCATGATGGCCACTCTCAATAATACGACCATGTTGTAAAACCAAAATCAAATCTGCGTGAACAACCGCACTCAAACGGTGAGCGGTAATAATGGTTGTCTTATCTTGTCTTGTTTGTTTCAGGTTCTCAATAATAGCATGCTCTGTTTTGGCATCAACAGCTGATAAGGAATCATCTAAAATTAAAATATCTGGGTCCAATATCATCGCACGACTCATCGCAATCCGTTGTTTTTGCCCACCAGATAAGGACACCCCTTTTTCACCGATTAAGGTATGAAAACCTTGTGGCATTTCCATAATATCATTATAAACATGGGAGAGACGTGTCGCTGCCTCTACTTCCTCAACCGATAACTTAGGATTACCAAAACGAACATTTTCTAAAATACTAGTCGCAAATAAAAATTGGTCTTGAGGAACATAGCCCATTAAATGCCGCAAATCTTTTAGACGATAATTCTTAATATTGTGATTATTCAAGCAAATAGCGCCATCAGTCACGTCATATTCTCTCAATAGAAGCTTAATAAGACTTGTTTTACCCGAGCCTGTCTGTCCAACCAATCCTAAGGTTTGTCCTTTTTCTAACCTGAAATGAATATCGATCAATGTTTCTTCTTTATCGTAAGAAAAATGATTGATATCGTAGGTCAAAGAACCATTAGAAATTGTTGTTAGGGGATGACTGCTCTCTTCAACATCCGAGGCTTGTTCTAATAATTGACTGATACGCTCATAGGAGACACTTCCCCGTTGAACCATATTGAATAAAAAGCCAACTGCCATCAAAGGCCAGACAAGCATATCGAGGTAGGTCATAAAGGTCACTAAATTCCCAATCGTTACTTGCCCAGCCTTGATCATAAAAGCCCCAACTAATAAGGTTAGCACATAGGATAAGCCAATAAAAAGAAGCACCACCGGATCAAACATGACATCATAAAACATCGTTCTCATATTCTTCTTAAAGGTCATCTGATTGATTTCCTGGAAAGAAGCTACTTCATCCCTTTGATAGCCAAACGATTTGGTCACTTTAATACCAGCTACACTTTCTTGAACCTTGTTATTCAATTCTGAGAAAGCTGCCTGAGATTCTCCAAATGCCTTGTGAGTTTTGCGTCCTAGACGACTAGTTACGTAAGCCATCAAGGGCAAAGGCAAGACTGCAATGACTGTCATTTGCCAAGAAATTGTGAAGAGCATGGTTAATAAGGTCATAATCGCTGTTATCGAGGCGTCAACCCCAGACATAACCCCACCTCCTGCCAAACGAGTAAGGGAATTAATATCATTGGTCGCGTGGGCCATCAAATCCCCTGTCCGATAACGTTGGTAGAAAGAAGGAGACATCTTGGTAAAGTGCTCAAAGAGTTTAAAACGCATGACACGTCCTAATCGATAAGACGTCCCAAAAATATAGATTCGCCAGACGTAGCGTAAGGCATACATTGCTAAAGCAGCTATTATAAGCCAAAAAAGGTACCAAAGCAACTCGCTTTTAGTTAGTCGTTGGCTAGTAATCCCATCAATCACAATCCCCATGATTTTTGGGGGAATTAAATTCAAAAAAGCCACCAAACTTAAGGATAAAATCCCGATAAGATAGGGTTTCTTTTCTTCCTTAAAAAACCACCATAAGTTTTTCAAAATAGACATTAACTCTCCCTCCACATTAATATATCTTTCAATCTAATCTTATATCAGTAATAAAAATTCTCTCCATTAGAGAGAATTTTAGCTTAAATTCGTCTTACAAAGACCTAGACAGGCGATGATGCAGCCATCGATAACTATAAAAGGCCAGTAAAGCACCCAAGCTATTTGTCCACAAGTCATCCAACTCAAATACTCGATTAGCATCTATCAGAACATCAAGCAACAGTTGGGTCAATTCGATAATCAAACTGATTCTAAACCCTAGCCATAAACTTTTGCTTGAGCTCTGCCAATTTTCCCATAGGCAATGGATCATAAAAACCAAGGGATAGAGTAAAAAAACATTCATTACATTTTGCCCAATAACCCAGCCAAGTTCCAAAGCGGTTAACAATTGAGGTAGCGACCATAGGCTATTCAAAGGTACCAAGAGGAAACGAAGGCGTCCAACTGCTATGACATGTGGTGTTTGTATGCCTTCAAACAAGTTGGGTTGAGGGGTAAAACACATCAAAACAATGGCCAAACCATAAGTCGCTAGAACAAGGAGGAAAAACCACCGCCATTTTCTCCTCACTAATCCTTCCTGATTAAAGACTTGCTTTAGCATCCTTTTATGCGTTGGTTGCTGCAGCTTTTTCACGGTCTTTTTTCATGGTATTGGAACGTAATTGTCCACAGGCCGCATCAATATCGGTACCGTGCTCTTGACGCACGACACAGTTGACACCGTTTTTCTTCAACACATCGTAAAATGCTGAAACGCGTTCTTTAGGACTTCTGCTGTATTGGTCGTGTTCTGAAACAGGATTGTAGGGAATCAAGTTAACGTAAGACAATTTGCGAATATTTTTAGTCAGGTCTGCCAACTCCTGGGCCTGCTCAACACCATCATTGACCTCATTTAACATGATGTATTCAAAGGTTACACGACGGTTAGTTGTTTCAATATAATACTCAATGGCTGCAAAAAGTTTTTCGAGTGGGAAAGATCGGTTGATTCTCATGATGCTTGAACGCAAGTCATTATTAGGGGCATGAAGTGATACCGCCAAATTAACCTGCACTCCTTCGTTGGCAAACTCACGAATCTTATGCGCCAAACCGGAAGTTGATACCGTAATATGGCGAGCACCAATAGCCAGACCATTGTCATCATTAATCGTCCGTAAGAAACTCATCACATTTTGGTAATTGTCAAATGGCTCACCAATTCCCATAACAACCACATGACTGACACGTTCGTCTTGACCACGCTCATCAAAGTATTTTTGAACTAGCATAATCTGAGCTGTGATTTCACCACTGTTTAAATCACGCTGTTTTTTGATTAAACCACTAGCACAGAAGGTACAGCCAATATTACAACCAACTTGTGTGGTAACACAAACAGAATGCCCATAATGCTGGCGCATCAAAACTGTTTCAATGAGCATACCATCTGGTAACTCAAACAAATACTTAACAGTTCCGTCAGCTGACTCTTGAACAATACGTTGCTTCAGAGGATTGACACAAAAATTTTCCTTTAAAATAGCAATAAAATCTTTGGAAATATTAGTCATGTCATCAAAAGACTGAACACGTTTTTTATAGACCCAATCCCAAATTTGGGTAGCTCTAAATTTCTTTTGTCCGTGGTCAATAGCCCAAGCAATTAAGTCTTCCCGGGTCAAGCTGTAAATGGATGGTTTCATGGATTACTGATCCTTCTTTCTGATAATAAAGTGATCAAACTTAGCATTAAGCTGCTTGGTCTGATTACGTTTCGACCTGCTCTTACTGTTTTCTTTACGCTTTTTACTAGTAAAGGTTTGTTTGTCAACTGGTTTTTCCTTTGGAGAACGCTTCTGTTTGTTTTTTTGAGGTGCTACCTGTGGATTTGTTTGACCTGATTTCCGTCGATTTGGTTTTGACTTAGAGGACTTTTTCCGCCTTGGCTGACGCTCCTCTTCGAAAGTGATTTCTTTGGGATTAGGATTTTCCAAAACAAAATAGGCACAGCCAAAACTGCAAAACTCTTTAATATAGTCTTCTAAGCGTGAAATGCGGTTTGTTTTTTTAACGTCATTACTGTCCTTGTAAAACCCTTTGAGACGTAGTTGCTCATTTCCCCAATCGCCAACAATATAGTCGTACTTGAGTAAAATCTCTGTATAACGTTGACCAAAACTGGTCGTATCAAAGGCATTTTTAACATTTTCAAGCAAGAGGAACGCTATACCTTCTGCCTTGACCTGCTGGTCAAAGTGACTAAATTCTGGCCCAGGAAATTTATTGTAGTTATACA
Coding sequences within it:
- the typA gene encoding translational GTPase TypA, translated to MTNLRNDIRNVAIIAHVDHGKTTLVDELLKQSHTLDERKELQERAMDSNDLEKERGITILAKNTAVAYNDVRINIMDTPGHADFGGEVERIMKMVDGVVLVVDAYEGTMPQTRFVLKKALEQNLIPIVVVNKIDKPSARPAEVVDEVLELFIELGADDEQLEFPVVYASAINGTSSLSDDPVDQEHTMAPIFDTIIDHIPAPVDNSDEPLQFQVSLLDYNDFVGRIGIGRVFRGTVKVGDQVTLSKLDGTTKNFRVTKLFGFFGLERREIQEAKAGDLIAVSGMEDIFVGETITPTDFVEALPILRIDEPTLQMTFLVNNSPFAGREGKWITSRKVEERLLAELQTDVSLRVDPTDSPDKWTVSGRGELHLSILIETMRREGYELQVSRPEVIIKEIDGVKCEPFERVQIDTPEEYQGAIIQSLSERKGDMLDMQMVGNGQTRLIFLIPARGLIGYSTEFLSMTRGYGIMNHTFDQYMPVVAGEIGGRHRGALVSIDNGKATTYSIMRIEERGTIFVNPGTEVYEGMIVGENSRDNDLGVNITTAKQMTNVRSATKDQTAVIKTPRILTLEESLEFLNDDEYMEVTPESIRLRKQILNKAARDKANKKKKSAE
- a CDS encoding DUF3165 family protein → MFYLIIAALIISYYLFMAPKSVRNTIGMIGLVGLVALLIVLAGLSFIKIMQTPPEIFVGLGMIVLGYYALKDLFKLPKKNRVK
- a CDS encoding A24 family peptidase; the protein is MNIFFSFCLALFLSLLFRYLLQFFTDTNHKKIAEIDNGSMTLKERLQHCQLSLMKYVLVSYHTYFALEISLFTIFMATLIGWMGVKHCYLLLFSLLLSLFDWQSQEYPFLLWLVTFVSLLPFYSINHTSLLLLLLGLLAYLRPFSIGAGDFLYLASLALVLDLMSLIWLVQLASLAGIAACLLLHTKHIPFIPYLTFGLLCIIFLEKYLIY
- a CDS encoding ABC transporter ATP-binding protein, with protein sequence MRTNNQWQVFKRLLSYLKPYKWLTLFALALLLLTTVIKSIIPLIASRFIDHYLTALNQPAFLLLLGYYGMYLIQSVVQYLGNLFFASVSYSIVRDIRRDAFTKMQALGMAYFDKTPAGSIVSRITNDTEAISDMFSGILSSFISAIFIFSVTLYTMLLLDVTLTSLVVIFLPFIVVLVNLYRKKSVQVIDKTRSLLSDINSKLAESIEGIRIIQAFGQEDRLKDEFEVINQEHVRYANKSVALDSIFLRPAMSLLKLLAYAVLMAYFGFKGLSGAITAGMMYAFIQYINRLFDPLIEVTQNFSTLQTSMVSAGRVFKLIDEEAFEPQQANQPIKVTEGNIAFKNVSFSYDGKQKVLDNISFEVKKGETIAFVGATGSGKSSIINVFMRFYDFQSGHILLDGHDIRDYSQEELRQSIGLVLQDPFLYHGTIASNIRMYQSLSDEEVKAAAAFVDANQFIQKLPDQYQSSVSERGASFSTGQRQLLAFARTVASKPKILILDEATANIDSETEAIVQRSLAKMRQGRTTIAIAHRLSTIQDANCIYVLDKGKIIEHGRHEELLNQKGTYYKMYQLQAGML
- a CDS encoding YqgQ family protein, with protein sequence MKTLYDVQQLLKNFGIFVYLGKRLYDIEMMKIELQRLYDSGLLDKNDYLKAELILRCEHRLEMEKEG
- a CDS encoding Dps family protein — its product is MTNTLVDNIYASVTHNISKKEASKNEKTKAVLNQTVADLSVAASIVHQVHWYMRGPGFLYLHPKMDELLDSLNATLDEMSERLITIGGAPYSTLAEFSKHSKLDETKGSYDKTVAQHLARLVEVYLYLSSLYQVGLDITDEEGDAGTNDLFTAAKTEAEKTIWMLQAERGQGPAL
- a CDS encoding rhodanese-like domain-containing protein gives rise to the protein MSPITLIGWLLLVGIVGYYTWNYFSFRRMAKQVDNETFKDLMRQGQLIDLREPAAYRNKHILGARNFPAQQFEAAIKGLRKDKPVLIYENMRPQYRVRAVKLLKKAGFENVYVLKDGIDYWDGKVK
- a CDS encoding transglutaminase domain-containing protein; the encoded protein is MKKMLGQLGIVALSTCFLVAPLYVKADTNQASMVSRELDRKDHLSQTDHLEKVSISTDQIIEGVIQERGGDKLTGLNAYVLGTDKHFRVWPFEMERNLADHLGSDYVSKYDFVKVNHGWSSGGNILLLIPKGSYVLNNLEEYNALVRKTIQGFDLTEKLVVASFDLTESVPLKLLLANAGLSIGQQSRPMTIGSQTFYSRNIRMMNYVEGIGSGSIGGYENSNASLERYLANDEKIKALIEESGAMKETTEKERLRKWCLYVTNTFDYDLEGSSIDNKQAYYRASDIFSVTERQKAVCVGYSAITARALNLMGIKAYVVGGVNYNGIPHQVTRVHYDGAWYYLDTTSGNRPGKKVQITHFGRNYTPVEMSVREANGFREMEYSKAFEDWMMRSNPSEWLVYGRNLQGEKASATTYLDDQTFAELFKNQSAKSHSPKASKGYDQLDGEDYAEEVTMTSQGSVFSNPATFGGDVLGDDRNITFKNVVSHGTWYHNDQGQYRYAVNGQFVQNQWVKDNNDYYYCGSDCNVVTGSYQIEGKWYVFDQFGRLT